In Melospiza georgiana isolate bMelGeo1 chromosome 15, bMelGeo1.pri, whole genome shotgun sequence, one genomic interval encodes:
- the LOC131089836 gene encoding thymosin beta-12-like — MSDKPDFAEIETFDKTKLKKTETREKNPLPTKETIEQEKQSESTA; from the exons ATGTCCGACAAACCAGATTTTGCAGAAATTGAAACATTTGACAAGACCAAGCTGAAGAAGACAGAAACCAGAGAGAAAAATCCACTGCCCACTAAAGAAA CTATCgaacaggaaaagcaaagtgaaaGTACAGCCTGA